The Sneathiella limimaris region CCTGTTAAAAGCAATAGCTGGAGAAATAGAATTGGATGGCGGGGACCGGTTTGTTCAAACTGGTATTCGGGTTGGATATTTGCGTCAACAGCCAGAGGTCATAGCAGGTCGGTCTGTGTTTGATCAGGTTTATCAGGGCCTGCCCGAGGATCTTCAGGCCGATGGGCAGGATTATAGCTATCTGGTTGACCAGGTTCTCGAAGGTGTTGGTATTAATGGGGACCGGCTACTTGAAACACTCTCTGGCGGGGAAGCGCGCCGGGTTTCGCTTGCAGAGGCGTTGGTTTCTGAGCCTGATGTTCTGCTACTTGATGAGCCGACAAACCATCTCGATATCAAAACAATTCTTTGGCTTGAGGAAGAGCTGAAAACGTATAAAGGCGCCTTGTTGATCATCAGCCATGATCGCCAGTTCCTCAAAAACCTGACAAATCGCCTCTTCTGGCTTGATCGTGGAAAACTCAGAACCCACGGTAAAGGCTTCGCTGCGTTTGAAGAGTGGTCAGAGGAAATTCTGAGAGCTGAAGAGGTGGAAACGCGAAAACTGGATAAGCGGATCGCGGAAGAGACTGACTGGTCACGTAAAGGGATTACTGCTCGCCGTGCGCGAAATGAAGGCCGCTTACGTGCATTGCATCGGATGCGGGCTGAGAGGGCTGAGCGAACCGGTCGGGTCGGAAAAGCGCGGCTTGAGGTTGCTTCCGGAGAAAAGAGCGGCAAGGTAGTTGTAGAAGCGGACGGCATCTCAAAATTTTATGAGACTGCGGAAGGTGAGCAGAAAACAATTATCAAGAATTTCTCGACCCGGATCATGCGAGGCGATCGCGTTGGAATTATCGGAGAGAACGGAGCAGGAAAAACCACTCTTCTGAAAATGTTGACGGGTGAGTTGCAGCCAGACGAAGGGGTTGTGAAGCTTGGAACAAACCTGACGCCAGCCATATTTGATCAACAGCGGGAAAGTTTGGATCCCGAAGAAAGTCTCTGGGATACCCTTGCAGATCCAGGCAGCGGCCAGTTGTTGGTGAAGGGTGAAGTTAGGCATGTGGTGGCTTATTTACGGGATTTCCTGTTCGAGGAAAAACAGGCAAAGAGTCCCGTTAAATCGTTATCTGGCGGAGAAAAAAATAGGTTGTTGCTTGCGAAGTTGTTGGCGCGCGAGAGCAATTTCCTTGTTTTGGATGAGCCGACCAATGACCTGGATATGGAAACGCTTGATCTCTTACAGGACATGCTGAGTAGTTATGAAGGGACCCTTATCCTAATTAGTCATGATCGTGAGTTTTTGGATCAGTTAGTGACGTCCGTGATTGCTGTTGAGGGTGAGGGACGTGTAGATGAGTATGTAGGCGGATATACTGATTATGTCCGGCAACGCCAAGAGCAGGAAAAGCCAGTTTCTTCTCCATCTAAACCCGTTCAGGTTCAGGCTGAAAAACCTAAAAAAGCGCGGGCAAAATTGAGTTACAAGGACCAGCGTGAACTGGATATGCTTCCCGATCTTCTCGCTCAACTGGAAGAACAGATTGCTAAACTGGAAGCCGAAATGTCAGATCCTAATCTTTTTGCCAAAAATCCAGATAAATTCCAAAAAGTGATGGATGCGCTGACTGAAGCCAAAGGCAAGTATGAGCAATCTGAGGAACGTCTTCTGGAATTGGAAATTCTGCAAGAAGAGTTGAGTGGCGGGTCCTCTTAATCTGACTAGCCGGCGATAGGCAGCTCTATATCTGTTTTCCGGGCAGGCACGGGAGTTAATCCACAGGTCCTGAGGACAGTCGTAATAATGGCGTTGGTGGCTTCTTCAAAATCAGCTTCTTCAAGCTTGTTCTCCCGACCGAGAACGGAAGCCCACTGAATTTCAAAGTCAGCCCAGGTTTGTGTCATTGCCCATATGTGAAAGATCAGTTTCTTGCTGTCAACGGGGGCCATTTTTCCTTGTTCAATCCATTTGTCTAAAATGGCCGATTTATAATCCACCCATTCTTTTAGATCTCCGGACAGATAAGGTTTGATCCGCGGAGCACCTCTGATCAGTTCGTTCGCAAAAACGCGAGAGGCTTCTGGTCGGTTTTTCGAAAGCTCCATTTTGGCGCGAATGTAATCTGCAAGAGTGAGTGCAGGATCGTCCTCTTCTGTAATCTCGCGAAAGGAGGATAGCCATAGTTCTACGATATCATCAATGACGGTTCGATAGAGTTTGGCTTTGGTGCCAAAGTAGTAGTGGACATTTGCTTTAGGCAGACCAGCTTCCTCCGCGATATCGGCAGTCGTAGCACCCCGAAAGCCGTTGGCCGCAAAAACCTTTTCAGCGGCGGCAAGTATCTTTTTTCTGTTTTCCTGTCGGATTCGTCCTTGATTTGAGGATGCAGAGGACGCTTCTTTGGATTTCGTCATTTTTTAAGTCAGCCTGTAACCGGTATTGGGAACATATTTTGGCTTGAACCGCTAATTTTTTGCAAGTTTTAATCACTCAAACAAATTTGTGTCCACTTTCGGCGATCCAGATCGTCTGATTCTCCGTTGTGGGTAAATGTCTATTTTTTTCTGGTTAGTTCCAGATCAGTTACGCCTAAAAAATCATCGAATGATATAAAAGTCGCCAAAATTAGAAATTTTTAATTTCCTTTAGGCCCAGAATTCTGCGGGTTATAAATAAGTGAACAATTAATCTTGACCATTTGGTCAGATTTTGACTATGGTTTTTCTCAGGGAACAAACCGGGCAAAACCGGTGGGTTATTAACTGGGCTAGAAAGAGAAAAACATGGGTGGTATCGCCGATATCGCGGCGGGCAGGTTGTCCGCTGACGAATTGTCAAAAAACTTTGACGACATGTATCCGGCTTTAGGAGAAGCTAAGGCACATATCGAAGCTAATCGTTGCTATTTTTGTTACGACGCACCTTGTATGGAGGCTTGTCCTACCGGAATTGATATTCCGAACTTCATTCGTAAAATTCAGACAGGGAACTATCGGGGATCTGCGATTGATATTTTGACTGAGAATATCATGGGCGGTGCCTGTGCACGTGTATGTCCGACTGAAATCCTCTGTGAGGAAGTCTGTGTCCGACAAACTCAGGAAGGAAAGCCCGTTACGATTGGCCGTTTGCAGCGATTTGCAACTGACTGGCTGATGGCAACGAAAGAGCAGCCTTTTGAACGTGCACCTTCCTCAGGCAAGACGGTTGCGGTTGTCGGTGCCGGACCGGCAGGCTTATCAGCCGCCCACCGCCTGGCTATGCTCGGGCATGATGTGGAGGTATTTGAGGCCAAAGCAAAATCTGGCGGCCTGAATGAATACGGTATTGCTGCCTATAAACTTCCTCATGGGATTGCCCAGGAAGAAGTTGATTTCATTCTCTCTATCGGTGGCATTACGGTTCACCATAATATGGCGCTTGGCTCACAAATTAGTCTGGCAGAATTGCATAAGAAATTTGATGCAGTCTTTATCGGAACTGGACTTGGCGCGGTTCGCTCGCTCGGTTTTGAAAACGAAAGCCTTAAAGGGGTTTTTAACGCGGTCGATTACATTGCAGATCTTCGCCAGTCTGAAACAAAGGCGGATCTTGAAATTGGTCGAAAGATTGTCGTAATTGGCGGTGGCAATACCGCGATTGATATCGCTGTTCAAGCGAAGCGCTTGGGAGCTGAAGAAGTGACCCTCTGTTATCGTCGGGGTGCAGAAGATATGAGCGCAACCCACCATGAACAGGAATATGCGCAGCTTAACGGGGTTACCATACGTCATTACGTAAAACCGGTTTCTCTTCAGGAAGAGAATGGTTCAGTTTCGGGCGTAACATTTGAATATACTGAAAAAGCGGCGGACGGATCTTTGGCAGGTACTGGTGAGAAATTCACACTGGCTGCCAATATGGTGTTCAAAGCAATCGGTCAGGTCTTCATTCCGGATCCGGTAACAGAGGAGGCTACTTCACTGGAGATCCTGGATGGTCGTATCAAGGTGGATGACAATCGGGCGACCTCCGTTCCCGGTGTTTACGCCGGAGGCGACTGTATTCTCGGGGGGGAAGACCTGACCGTAGCTGCTGTCCAGGATGGGAAGCTGGCCGCACATGCAATTGATCAATATTTAAAAGCCTAACCGGGGATAAGGGACCAAGAAGATGGCAGATCTGAGCTATGATTTTGTAGGAATTAAATCACCCAATCCCTTCTGGTTGGCAAGTGCACCGCCAACTGACAAGGAAATAAATGTTGTTCGGGCTTTTGAGGCCGGTTGGGGTGGCGTTGTATGGAAAACTTTGGGAGAAGACCCGCCTGTAGTTAATGTGTCGTCCCGGTATGGCGCGACTCATTACAACGGGCAGCGTATGGCTGGCCTGAATAATATCGAGTTGATCACAGATCGGCCCCTAGATGTGAATCTGGAAGAAATTACGCGCGTCAAGAAAGACTGGCCAGATCGTGCAATGGTTGTCTCTCTTATGGTGCCCTGTGAGGAGGAGCCTTGGAAGTATATCCTTAACCGGGTTGCAGAGACGGGCGCCGATGGGGTGGAACTCAACTTTGGTTGCCCGCACGGGATGTCCGAACGTGGCATGGGCGCAGCAGTTGGTCAGGTTCCTGAATATGTCCAGATGGTCACGGAATGGTGTAAAAAACATTCCGATATGTCTGTGATTGTAAAGCTCACACCGAACATTACAGATATTCGTCAATCCGCTCGGGCAGCTGTGCGTGGTGGAGCCGATGCTGTCTCACTGATCAACACAATCAATTCAATCGTGAATATTGATCTGGACATCATGGCGCCGACACCAA contains the following coding sequences:
- a CDS encoding ATP-binding cassette domain-containing protein, giving the protein MAAPILALQDARITFGGGDLFNNISLAVEPGMRIALVGRNGSGKSTLLKAIAGEIELDGGDRFVQTGIRVGYLRQQPEVIAGRSVFDQVYQGLPEDLQADGQDYSYLVDQVLEGVGINGDRLLETLSGGEARRVSLAEALVSEPDVLLLDEPTNHLDIKTILWLEEELKTYKGALLIISHDRQFLKNLTNRLFWLDRGKLRTHGKGFAAFEEWSEEILRAEEVETRKLDKRIAEETDWSRKGITARRARNEGRLRALHRMRAERAERTGRVGKARLEVASGEKSGKVVVEADGISKFYETAEGEQKTIIKNFSTRIMRGDRVGIIGENGAGKTTLLKMLTGELQPDEGVVKLGTNLTPAIFDQQRESLDPEESLWDTLADPGSGQLLVKGEVRHVVAYLRDFLFEEKQAKSPVKSLSGGEKNRLLLAKLLARESNFLVLDEPTNDLDMETLDLLQDMLSSYEGTLILISHDREFLDQLVTSVIAVEGEGRVDEYVGGYTDYVRQRQEQEKPVSSPSKPVQVQAEKPKKARAKLSYKDQRELDMLPDLLAQLEEQIAKLEAEMSDPNLFAKNPDKFQKVMDALTEAKGKYEQSEERLLELEILQEELSGGSS
- a CDS encoding TetR/AcrR family transcriptional regulator is translated as MTKSKEASSASSNQGRIRQENRKKILAAAEKVFAANGFRGATTADIAEEAGLPKANVHYYFGTKAKLYRTVIDDIVELWLSSFREITEEDDPALTLADYIRAKMELSKNRPEASRVFANELIRGAPRIKPYLSGDLKEWVDYKSAILDKWIEQGKMAPVDSKKLIFHIWAMTQTWADFEIQWASVLGRENKLEEADFEEATNAIITTVLRTCGLTPVPARKTDIELPIAG
- a CDS encoding NAD(P)-dependent oxidoreductase, which codes for MGGIADIAAGRLSADELSKNFDDMYPALGEAKAHIEANRCYFCYDAPCMEACPTGIDIPNFIRKIQTGNYRGSAIDILTENIMGGACARVCPTEILCEEVCVRQTQEGKPVTIGRLQRFATDWLMATKEQPFERAPSSGKTVAVVGAGPAGLSAAHRLAMLGHDVEVFEAKAKSGGLNEYGIAAYKLPHGIAQEEVDFILSIGGITVHHNMALGSQISLAELHKKFDAVFIGTGLGAVRSLGFENESLKGVFNAVDYIADLRQSETKADLEIGRKIVVIGGGNTAIDIAVQAKRLGAEEVTLCYRRGAEDMSATHHEQEYAQLNGVTIRHYVKPVSLQEENGSVSGVTFEYTEKAADGSLAGTGEKFTLAANMVFKAIGQVFIPDPVTEEATSLEILDGRIKVDDNRATSVPGVYAGGDCILGGEDLTVAAVQDGKLAAHAIDQYLKA
- the preA gene encoding NAD-dependent dihydropyrimidine dehydrogenase subunit PreA translates to MADLSYDFVGIKSPNPFWLASAPPTDKEINVVRAFEAGWGGVVWKTLGEDPPVVNVSSRYGATHYNGQRMAGLNNIELITDRPLDVNLEEITRVKKDWPDRAMVVSLMVPCEEEPWKYILNRVAETGADGVELNFGCPHGMSERGMGAAVGQVPEYVQMVTEWCKKHSDMSVIVKLTPNITDIRQSARAAVRGGADAVSLINTINSIVNIDLDIMAPTPTVDGKGAHGGYCGPAVKPIALNMVAEIARDPECENIPMSGIGGISNWRDAAEFISLGCGSVQVCTAAMHHGFKIVDDMKTGLSNWMDSKGYKSIDDFRGLASGNVTDWNQLNMNYDVKALIDQDKCIKCGLCHISCEDTSHQAITASRVNGERRYEVVDEECVGCNLCYHVCPVENCITMVEVDNGKPYMNWNQDPRNPHSKAAE